Below is a genomic region from Phlebotomus papatasi isolate M1 unplaced genomic scaffold, Ppap_2.1 HiC_scaffold_455, whole genome shotgun sequence.
TATTTATTAGAATCTATTAAGCTAGAAGAAAAAGGTGATAAAGGAAAAAAGATTGGTGAAGCAACATTACGGAATTTTGATAACAAGATAATAATTCACTGGAAAGATGGCTCTCAAACAACTTGCCATACTAAAAAACAAGGTGATCTTCCTAGTACAAAAGTTGATTTCGTAAATCAAAATATTCAAGCAGCATGGAAAATGGCGCGGGGTAAATCACTATAGATCACTCAGTAATAACCTTAAGTGTTAATAATGATAAAGAGAAATTAAGGTTAGACACCTATATAGCTGAAAAATGCAACATATCACGCAGTAAAGCTCAAAGATTGATACAAAATGAGCAGGTGAAATTACTTGGCACACCGATAATTAATAATGACTACATAGTAAAACCAGATGAAGAATATGTGGTGCATCTCGTTCAACCTGACATATCCACATCAATTGAGCCTAATTATGACATAAAACTTGATATCATCTATGAAGATGAGGACATTATAGTTCTGAGTAAACAGAGTGGATTAACAGTGCACCCTGGTGCTGGGACAAACAATGATACGCTCTTGAACGCAGTTATCGCTCACCTTGATGTAAGACTAGGAATTGTTCATAGACTCGATAAAGATACTAGTGGACTTATGGTAATTGCAAAAAATGAGGAAGCCCATAGTTTTTTGTCTGAATTGTTATCAAATCGTAAAGTAAAGCGGGAATACTTAGCAGTAGTTTGGGGAACATTATCTTCCCAGCAGGGAACTATAGAAACTAACATTGCTCCAAAGCGTGGTAATAAAGAAATGATGTGTGTTACAAAAACAACCGGAAAATTAGCAATCACTCATTACTCAGTAGAGAAAGTTATAGGACAAGCAAGCTTGGTTAAATGCACTTTAGAAACAGGTAGAACACACCAAATTCGAGTCCACATGAGCCACATAGGACATTCTATAGTTGGTGATCAAGTTTACGGAAAAAATAGTAGTAAAAGcataaaatatgctaaaaactCTAGTTTTATTCGTAATTTCAATAGGCAAGCACTGCATGCTTATACACTTGGCTTATACCACCCAAAAAGTAATAAATACATGGAATTTGTCTCTGATTTACCGCAAGGTATAAAAACTTTAATTGGTGAGTTTGAAAATATACCTAAGAAAGGTTTACCTGATTTTTGAAGTATAAAATCAATGGCATAATTGCTGGTATAGCTAACCCAAGAAAGGTTTCCCTACGTCATACCGCGATTCATTCGCGGTATCTCTAGATCCCGCTAACGACTTACTATTACCCACAAATATAAATGTTTGTTGCATAGCTCTTAATGGCATAACTTTTGCTTGAAATAACTGTTTATATGGTGCAATTTACAGCTTTTAGTTGCTAAAATTATAACTCttagtttaataattttaatctaaTAAGCTTTCaggttaataaaattaaattatttgagtAAATACAATACTATGTTTTTATTTGTGGGTAATAGTAAGCGCTAACGAGCAGCGGGATgacgaatttttgtttttcaaattgtaGGTAAACCTAAGTCACTTTAGCTATATATATCTTTGGCTGAAATAAATTAAGATTTACTGCAGCTACAATAAGTACTCTTGTTATTGCATTTTGGTGTTAAGTCAGGATAGAACGTAAGTATAGCATCATTCTTTCTTACAAACACTGATTGATAATTGTCATCTTCCATTTTATATAGGCACATTCCATCTTTTCCTAATTCCTTGAACGCCTTAGTTGCAGAAATTAAAATATCATCGGCATGAAGGTTATATGCGTATCCATTTGGGCATTTAACTTTCACTTCCCCATCCTTACCCAAATATTTCATTCCAAATGTATAAACTGGTGGCTTAATATCTGATTTATTGCATAGGGACTTGTCATTCCAAATTGCACCTGCCCATTTATCTTCTTGAGCTTCAACGTATCTACCTACAAAATGCATACCACCTAATTTGACTGCTAGTACAACATTGCATAATTCTATTATGGctattttgatcaaaatttgcaAGACTTTTTATGCGGAATACTATATACAAGTGATTGTGATTGATTTCAATTTGATGAATCAACATTctaataatattttgtttagtctGCCAATCCACTTGATCAAGCTTTGATTCAACACTTGAGGAAAAGTTTTTCAAGCTATCTGTAACAAGGCTCAATTCTTGTTGTAGTTTTTTTTGATCAAGCGTTCTTTCTTTCTCTTcttcaatttctttcaaatgCTGTTTCATTGTTGTGATTCTTGGTTCAAATTCTTCTTGGCTTATAAACCCTTTAGCATAgctatcaataaattttttgatACTTAATCTTAACTTACTTTCTTGCTTTTCACGTGTTTGATTATGTAAAGGTTTTTTGTTCTCTGATAATCTACGTTGATATTCATTTGCAATCCTATCTGGCTCTTTCAAGATACTCTTGACTTCTTCCCATATAACTCCATCTAATATATCAGTGCGTATTGATTTATTATCGCAGATTTTATTGCCATTGAATTTGCTAGAGTTTGTATCAGAGCAACGATAGTAATAATATGTCGACTTTTTATGAACGTGGTTTGTACCACAATAAGTATATTGACAACGTTGACATACCATTAAACCTTGCAATAAATATGTTTCTCTTCTTTGTCGTACTCTTGCTCTTTGCCTATTTTCAGTTAGTTGTGCCTGCACTGAATCAAATAAATGCTCATTGATTATTTTTGGTACTGGAATATAAGTCCAATTCTCTTTGTCACTATTAAAGCGACCACTTTTAAGTTTACCACAAGTtcctttttttgatttttttacttgtgGTTTTGAGCATGTCCTAGTTTTACCATAAGCTGCTTGTCCTATATAAGCAGGATTTTTTAACATGTTCCAAATAGTGCTCCTTTTCCAATACCTTTTTCCTGTTCGTGTCATTACCGGTATCTTATTCAGTTCATGTACAACTTCTCCTATACTTGCTCTTTCTTGGCCAACCCGACTAAATATTTTACGCACTATATTTGCCTCTTCTTCATCAACCTCAAATTGAGCACTTCCTTCACCTACATGTTTTGCTATGTAGCGATAACCGTAAGGCGCCCTACCCATCACACTTATACACCCAGCTTTGGCCGCATGAAGTTTACCTTTACGGTTTCGTTCCATAATCTTTGCACGTTCATACTCTGCTATTGCTCCCTGAATCTGTAGAAATAAATGGGAATCCGGATTATCATCAAACTTATGATTCAAAAATACTATTTCAGATCCAGCCTTTTTAAACTCTTCGAGTAAGATCATTTGATATGAAAATTTACGTGATAGCCGATCAGGTGAATGAATATATATCTTATCAATCTTACCTTCTGCTACTCTATCACGTAAATTTTCTAAGCCAGGACGTTCTAAATTTGATCCACTATAACCATTATCGACAAACTTATGCTCATCTAATAACTCATGTCCATCACTACCAATGCGACGCTCCAATTCTACAATCTGACTCTCTATCGTATTCTCCTGTGCCTGTTGTCTTGATGAAACTCTTGCATACAAGCTTACGGTTGTCATTTTCTTCTACCTCCTTTGTTTTACATTTCAATAATTGTTCATAAGCATCTGCTAGATATGTATCTGCCAATCGATTAGGCTTATAACCCCAATAAATAGCCAACTCTCCTTTTTGCATGTTTTTCTTCCTGTGAATTTTTTTATAGGTTAGGAGACTTCTATTAAACTAAACCAATGCACACCTTATGTCTCGTTTAAGAAAGCTATCTAGTTCACGCAAATTCTCCCTAATAAATATACAAGATTTGAAGAAATTATGTCCAAAAAATCTTTGCCTAAATCATCATATTATGTATAACATGGCTTATTTAATATGTTATGGAGATTTATCCAAGTCATAAATTCTGGGAGAGCGACTTAGAAGTTCCTGTTAACCTTTTATTAGATCGTTTTCAGGATTCTAATATACGTCAGTCTTGGTTAGATTCCCTTTCTGGTAAACAACTGAGCATTATTTTTCAGCATTgctttaaaaatcatttaaatggACAACTTTTTCAAGACGGAGACTACGATGATAGATCCACTCAACAAAAACGTAAGATACTTGCCAGTTACTCTGACTCTCTTTTTAACTATTATCTCATTAGCTACTTTGATCGTACGAAACTTGAAGCTACAGTCAGTGAAGTAGCAAGATTTGCCCTCACTCAAGAGTTAATGAGATCGTACCTGATAAAAAATAATActaagtatgataaaagatcCTTGTTATTTTTACTGTTTCACATAAATTGTGAACTTCTAAAATCTGTCTATCACTTTGATAAAGTACAAAAGAGAGGTTTCGTATCATTTGCTCTACAGAAATCACCAAGACAAATAAACACTTCATTCAAGGAATTTATGTCACAAGAAGCTGTAGAGCAGATACTGAAGTTTGAAAACCAATTGCAGGGTTTTTTCCATCATCAAGATCGGATATATATGTTTGTACGTCGAGGAAGTGACATGGATTTACTGCTTAATTCAAACAAAGTTGTTCATGGTTATAAACCTGAGTGGATGATTTTAGATTTCTCTCTTGATGGCACTCAGGTTAATCTCTGTGCTAAAAATACTAATAAAGCTGTGGAAATAGCAAATAGCATTGTAAGTGGGTATTTTGACTGCGAATGTACTTTTGTAAATATACAAGATAAGAACTTTCCATTACAAGTGCACAAATTTCTTCAAGCATGTATAGATGGTTCTGACTCTGACATTTGTATATTTGAGTTAAATTTTAAGtcagattattttaaaaatagtaatACATATCTTACTTTAAGTGTAAAACCGTATGATCCTATTGCACCAGAGTTACATATTTTAAAGCCAGCTATTGGCAACATACTACAATCTATTCAATCAGCTAAAGTAATGTTCCAAAACAAAAAGGtaacattttctttcaaaataagtGGGGAAGTTTATTATTCAGAGCATCcacttaataaaaaagaaagagagGACCTGAAGAAACATATGGAACAATCTTATGGTCTTAAAATCCTTTCACAAGCAAATTGCTGATCTTTTAAGTTCAAGTGGTTCTTGGGTTAATCCAAGTCAAAATCACATTAAAGCAGCAAGATACTTATTTGATCTTGGATGGATACAAATGCAAGAAAGGTATTATATTGTTTGTTCTCGTGAAGAAGATCATCTTGATTGGCCAAATGTAATTGATCCAAATTGTAGCAATGAGATTTTCATTGATCCAGACTTTGATGAAGCATGTGATGACGCTATTTGTGAAAACTGTTCTCGTCATATTTTGCCTAATACTTATAAAAAACAGAGATTTCATCTCTTATCCATATACTTAAATATAGAGAAAATCATAGACTGGTTTGAAACAAAGTTGAATGATTCAAGACTTATGTGGGAAAAAGTGGAAAAAGGAGTTTATTATATTTGTAATCAAGGTCGCATTGTAAATCTAATAATCCTTGATTTTTGTACTGATGCAATATTTCTAACTATAGATAAACTTAGAGTCCATCCAACAGTTCTCATTACTCTAAAAAAAGATATACCGAATCTATTATTGAGCCTATATGTAGTGCAAATGGTAGAACTATTTTGTCAGCTTAAGACTTTAACTGAGATATTTCAAGAAGCAGCTAAAAGAGGAGTACCAGAGGTAGTAGAAAATACTTCTTTGCAAGTTTTACCAGCTTCATATATTTCGCTTAAACGTGTTGAACCAATTGTGCCAACAAAGCTTTTGGAGTTACAGGTAGTTAAAGGTATGGTATATGTTAATAGTATTGAAGTCATAAATAAAAAAGCTCCATCATGTCTTAATATCTTTCGAATAttatttaagcaatttttacATGACTGCGAGAAAGAGCTACCACCTGAAAAACATACACTTCTCAATATTAATCAGTTAGAAAAACTCTTGGGACTTAGTTTAGAAGCAGATTTAGAACATCAAATCAGAAAACCATTAAACAAGATGCAAAAAACGATCAAAGCTACATTGGCTGAGAAATTAGGATTAAGTATTGAACGTGATGATGTAATACAAACCCTTGGTTGGCAAAGATCATCATATGGTTATCGTATTAACCCTTTTACTTTGactataaaaaaatagaatttcctgattttaaaaattttcagctcCATGAGTAAATTTTCCAACTCCACGTGCAAATGGTCCTGTTTTTACATCAAGCCATTTATCCTCTTTTGAACCATTAGCCATTCCTTTAACTATTTGCTTTGCCTGTAAAAGCTCTTGCACTATACGCTCTAGTCTATCCCTTCCCATACTATGAAAAACTTCAGGCAATCTATGTCGTTGTTTATGTATTCCTGCACTTCCTGTATGAGTAAATGGATGTCCTGAAATAGCAGCTCGCGCAATTGAATCAATAAGATATATTTTAAGATCTTTATCGCTAATATTTTGAGCTTTTAATTGTTCAGTAATGTCTTCCAATAGCCCTGTTTCTTCATTTCTTAGGTAAGTGCGTATGGTACGATCAGCCAGGCCATTTGCCTTAACAACAGCTCCATAAAATAGTGCATTTTGTCTTGGGATTTTTCCAATTGACCTAAAAATCATTGGTTTAGTCATATCTTCAACAGGCCAAAAAGCAAAAGAACACCTGACTCCATTTACGAGAGCAGAAGTACCTCGAATAGCATCTCGTGCTTGCTCTACTGTTGATATAGGCTTTTCTCCCTTCAGCTTTCTCATATGATGTGCAGTAATTATTGAAGCTCCAGTGCTACATGCTAAATCAGATAATAAACACATGAGATAATCCCCTACTGCTGGGTCAGCATTTAAATCTGCATGAATGAAAGAAGCAAGGGGATCAAATATAATGAGCTTTAAATCCTTTATTCTGCTCAGCTGCTTCATTACCAACTCAAATTCTGGAGATATTTCTACAACTTTACCGCGAACATTCTTAAGTATGGTAAATGATCCTCCTATATTTGGCAATGGTACAATAAATAGCCTATCTTTATATTTTAATCTCTCGCATTTTGGATCA
It encodes:
- the LOC129809216 gene encoding uncharacterized RNA pseudouridine synthase Cpar_0723-like, with the protein product KPDEEYVVHLVQPDISTSIEPNYDIKLDIIYEDEDIIVLSKQSGLTVHPGAGTNNDTLLNAVIAHLDVRLGIVHRLDKDTSGLMVIAKNEEAHSFLSELLSNRKVKREYLAVVWGTLSSQQGTIETNIAPKRGRTHQIRVHMSHIGHSIVGDQVYGKNIYPFPYYEKLQAIYVVVYVFLHFLYE